In the Geobacter sp. FeAm09 genome, one interval contains:
- the fusA gene encoding elongation factor G, translating into MGQYDTSKLRNLGIIAHGGAGKTSLSEAILFNAGMIDRLGRVDDGTSTMDFEPEEIKRKISITSALDHCEWNGHSVHIVDTPGYGNFIADTRACMRALDCAVVILSAISGVKAQTEEIWGWANEFEIPRIAFVNKMDRERANFLRAIDDMEKALGARGVPIQMPIGAEDKFAGIIDLIHMKACFYPKDGSGVCTEGEIPAEYRDEAARLREHMVEIVAEAYDALTEKYLDSGELTVEEIIDGLRVGTMRNTFTAVLCGSAVQNIGVRQLLDAICAYLPSPLDRTKAMGTEPKSGATTERAPDEKEPFSALVFKTTSDPYTGKITIFRIYSGVLNSDTTILNSTKGIEERIGQIYELEGKKQRPIKQAVAGDIVAVAKLKETITGDTLCDAAKPIVYEPAQQLQPVISYAIAPKTKADEDKIHGALHRMIEEEPTLQSHRDPQTKEFIISGMGQVHLEVIVEKLKRKFGVEVVLKTPKVPYLETIRASSKVQGKYKKQSGGRGQYGDCWIEMSPTSRGEGYQFEDKIVGGVIPRQYIPAVDKGIQEAAVEGYLAGYPVVDFRVALYDGSFHTVDSSEMAFKVAGSMAFKKAMELCKPVLLEPIVNLKVTVPDESMGDVIGDLNSRRGKVVGVEPKANSQIIRAIVPMSEVLAYSNDLKSMTSDRGLFSMEFSHYEELPTHLSQKVIAETQAVKKE; encoded by the coding sequence ATGGGACAGTACGACACGAGCAAACTTCGGAACCTGGGGATCATCGCACACGGCGGGGCGGGCAAGACTTCGCTGTCCGAAGCGATTCTGTTCAACGCCGGCATGATCGACCGCCTGGGGCGGGTCGATGACGGCACCTCCACCATGGATTTCGAGCCTGAGGAGATCAAGCGCAAGATATCCATCACCTCGGCCCTGGACCATTGCGAATGGAACGGTCATTCCGTCCACATCGTGGACACCCCCGGCTACGGCAACTTCATCGCCGATACCCGCGCCTGCATGCGCGCCCTGGACTGCGCCGTCGTCATCCTCTCCGCCATCTCCGGCGTCAAGGCGCAGACCGAGGAGATCTGGGGGTGGGCCAACGAGTTCGAGATTCCCCGCATCGCCTTCGTCAACAAGATGGACCGGGAACGGGCCAATTTCCTGCGGGCCATCGACGACATGGAAAAGGCCCTGGGAGCGCGGGGGGTACCGATCCAGATGCCCATAGGCGCGGAGGACAAGTTCGCCGGGATCATCGACCTGATCCACATGAAGGCCTGCTTCTATCCCAAGGACGGCTCCGGGGTCTGCACCGAAGGGGAGATACCGGCCGAATACCGGGATGAGGCCGCACGCCTGCGCGAACACATGGTGGAGATCGTGGCCGAGGCCTACGACGCCTTGACCGAGAAATACCTGGACAGCGGCGAATTGACCGTGGAGGAGATCATCGACGGCCTGCGGGTCGGCACCATGCGCAACACCTTTACGGCTGTCCTGTGCGGCTCTGCCGTGCAGAACATCGGGGTCCGGCAGCTCCTGGACGCCATCTGCGCCTATCTGCCATCGCCCCTGGACCGTACCAAGGCGATGGGGACCGAGCCCAAGAGCGGCGCGACGACAGAGCGCGCCCCCGACGAAAAGGAACCGTTCTCGGCCCTGGTGTTCAAGACCACGTCCGACCCCTACACGGGGAAGATAACCATCTTCAGGATCTACTCGGGGGTGCTCAACTCCGACACCACCATCCTCAACTCCACCAAGGGGATCGAAGAGCGCATCGGGCAGATCTATGAACTGGAAGGGAAGAAGCAGCGCCCGATCAAACAGGCGGTGGCCGGCGACATCGTGGCCGTGGCCAAACTCAAGGAGACCATAACCGGCGACACCCTGTGCGATGCCGCCAAACCGATCGTGTACGAGCCGGCCCAGCAGCTCCAGCCGGTGATCTCCTATGCCATCGCCCCCAAGACCAAGGCCGACGAGGACAAGATCCACGGTGCCCTGCACCGCATGATCGAGGAGGAGCCGACCCTGCAGTCGCACCGCGACCCCCAGACCAAGGAGTTCATCATCTCCGGCATGGGCCAGGTGCACCTGGAGGTGATCGTGGAGAAGCTGAAGCGCAAGTTCGGCGTGGAGGTGGTGCTCAAAACCCCCAAGGTGCCGTATCTGGAAACGATCCGCGCCTCCAGCAAGGTTCAGGGCAAGTACAAGAAACAGTCCGGCGGTCGGGGGCAGTACGGCGACTGCTGGATCGAGATGTCCCCCACCAGCCGGGGCGAGGGGTACCAGTTCGAGGACAAGATCGTGGGCGGCGTCATCCCGCGCCAGTACATCCCGGCGGTGGACAAGGGTATCCAGGAGGCCGCCGTGGAGGGGTACCTGGCCGGCTACCCGGTTGTGGATTTCCGGGTCGCGCTCTACGACGGTTCCTTCCATACGGTGGATTCTTCGGAAATGGCCTTCAAGGTGGCCGGCTCCATGGCGTTCAAAAAGGCGATGGAGCTGTGCAAGCCGGTGCTTCTGGAACCGATCGTGAACCTGAAGGTGACCGTGCCGGACGAAAGCATGGGGGATGTGATCGGCGACCTGAACTCCCGCCGCGGCAAGGTGGTCGGGGTCGAGCCCAAGGCCAACTCCCAGATTATCCGCGCCATCGTGCCCATGTCCGAGGTGCTGGCCTATTCCAACGATCTCAAGTCCATGACCAGTGATCGGGGCCTGTTCAGCATGGAGTTCTCCCATTACGAGGAGTTGCCGACGCACCTGTCCCAAAAGGTGATTGCCGAGACCCAGGCCGTCAAGAAGGAGTAA
- a CDS encoding biotin--[acetyl-CoA-carboxylase] ligase → MHKKAATILQLFRQQSGFVSGEQLSRELGVSRTAVWKHISALRGAGYQVEAVPSQGYRLLSSPDTLAAEEIGAHLNATLIGTRLVNLATTTSTNSEAFRLAEEGAGEGTVVTAEEQSKGKGRLGRVWSSPPGANLYCSVILRPRIKPFEAPQLTFLSAVATARAIEQTTGLKPEIKWPNDVLIGGKKVAGLLNEMSAETDGINDGINFVILGIGVNLNMTAGQFPGDLRHPATSLLMETGSRVSRARFTACLLNELDRLYAGFLDHGFAQVRREWQERCNANGREVLVSNHGRDDVRGFFAGIDGDGALLVRHSDGTIERILSGDVRVL, encoded by the coding sequence ATGCACAAGAAGGCAGCCACCATCCTGCAACTTTTCCGGCAACAGAGCGGGTTCGTCTCCGGCGAGCAGTTGAGCAGGGAACTGGGCGTCTCGCGCACCGCCGTCTGGAAACACATCTCGGCCCTCAGGGGCGCGGGATACCAGGTGGAGGCGGTTCCCTCCCAGGGGTACCGGCTGCTTTCGTCACCCGACACCTTGGCGGCCGAGGAGATCGGCGCACACCTGAACGCCACGCTCATCGGCACGCGGCTGGTCAACCTGGCCACCACGACCTCCACCAATTCCGAGGCATTCCGCTTGGCGGAAGAGGGTGCCGGCGAAGGGACGGTGGTCACCGCCGAGGAGCAGAGCAAGGGCAAGGGACGCCTGGGGCGCGTCTGGTCGTCTCCGCCGGGTGCCAACCTCTACTGCTCGGTCATCCTGCGCCCGCGGATCAAACCCTTTGAGGCCCCCCAGCTCACCTTCCTCTCCGCCGTCGCCACCGCCCGGGCCATCGAACAGACCACCGGCCTCAAACCGGAGATCAAGTGGCCCAACGACGTGTTGATCGGCGGCAAAAAGGTGGCCGGACTGCTCAACGAGATGAGCGCCGAGACCGACGGCATCAACGACGGCATCAATTTCGTCATCCTGGGGATCGGCGTCAACCTGAACATGACGGCCGGCCAGTTTCCCGGCGACCTGCGCCACCCGGCCACCTCGCTCCTCATGGAAACGGGGAGCAGGGTCAGCCGGGCGCGGTTCACGGCGTGTCTCTTGAACGAACTGGACCGGCTCTATGCCGGTTTTCTCGACCACGGCTTCGCCCAGGTGCGCCGGGAGTGGCAGGAACGCTGCAATGCCAACGGCCGCGAGGTACTGGTCAGCAACCACGGCCGCGACGACGTCCGGGGGTTCTTTGCCGGCATCGACGGCGACGGCGCCCTGCTGGTGCGCCACTCGGACGGCACGATCGAACGAATACTCAGCGGGGATGTGAGGGTGCTCTGA
- a CDS encoding HDOD domain-containing protein → MDEKRNELKKIIMDTKTLPTLPGVISKLNSLSDNDKSSVQEMARIVSSDQVLSARILRLANSPSYGFYRVSTISNAMILLGVNVVKSLALSSSIFEIMEKNSVGLWEHSLGVGVASNLIATKLGLPECEEIATAGLLHDIGKVIISLKCSEAEREVRRVIGEKRVHMREAEQEVIDTDHAEVGGWLAKSWFLPDKLSEPINCHHNVAASGNHRIKTAVVHIADALIKASGFGDSGDGYVPQIQQAAWDTLKLDEQIIADLVEELEDKLVEVKNFSLELQQGVDNAATY, encoded by the coding sequence GTGGACGAAAAGCGGAATGAACTGAAAAAAATCATCATGGACACCAAAACGCTCCCCACCCTGCCCGGTGTCATCAGCAAACTGAACTCCCTGTCCGACAACGACAAATCATCGGTACAGGAGATGGCCAGGATCGTTTCCTCGGACCAGGTGCTTTCCGCGCGCATCCTCAGGCTGGCCAACTCCCCCTCCTATGGTTTCTACCGGGTTTCGACCATCTCCAACGCCATGATCCTCCTGGGGGTCAACGTGGTCAAAAGCCTGGCCCTTTCCTCATCCATTTTCGAGATCATGGAGAAGAACAGCGTCGGCCTGTGGGAGCATTCCCTGGGGGTCGGGGTGGCCTCCAACCTGATCGCCACCAAGCTCGGCCTGCCGGAGTGCGAGGAGATCGCCACCGCCGGACTGCTGCACGATATCGGCAAGGTCATCATCAGCCTCAAATGCAGCGAGGCCGAGCGGGAGGTCCGTCGCGTCATCGGGGAAAAGCGGGTCCATATGCGGGAGGCGGAGCAGGAAGTCATCGACACGGATCACGCCGAAGTGGGCGGATGGCTTGCCAAGAGCTGGTTCCTGCCGGATAAGCTGAGCGAACCGATCAACTGCCACCACAATGTGGCGGCGTCGGGGAACCACCGCATCAAGACCGCTGTGGTGCATATCGCCGACGCGCTGATCAAGGCCAGCGGCTTCGGCGACAGCGGCGACGGCTATGTCCCCCAGATCCAGCAGGCCGCCTGGGATACCCTCAAGCTCGACGAGCAGATCATTGCCGACCTGGTCGAGGAGTTGGAGGACAAACTGGTGGAGGTCAAGAACTTCAGCCTGGAGTTGCAGCAGGGCGTCGATAATGCTGCCACCTATTAG
- the nadC gene encoding carboxylating nicotinate-nucleotide diphosphorylase, which yields MLSLDNLIDHALREDIHTGDITTQALIPADSRASARLIAKEEMILAGLFVAERVFKRLDPAMEFDVCLAEGAPAARGALIATVRGTTADLLMGERVALNLLQRLSGIATLTSRYVAAVAGTGARIVDTRKTTPGLRELEKYAVRVGGGINHRTGLYDGVLIKENHIAATGGVREAIARARSFIPHTLKIEIETETLAQVEEALASGADIIMLDNMSLADMRSAVTTIAGRAQVEASGGVNLETVRAIAETGVDIISVGALTHSARAMDISMLLD from the coding sequence ATGCTCTCACTCGACAACCTCATAGACCATGCACTGCGCGAAGACATCCATACCGGCGACATCACCACCCAGGCGCTGATCCCCGCCGACAGTCGGGCTTCGGCCCGCCTGATCGCCAAGGAGGAGATGATCCTGGCCGGACTGTTCGTGGCCGAGCGGGTCTTCAAGCGCCTCGACCCCGCCATGGAGTTCGATGTCTGCCTGGCGGAGGGGGCGCCGGCCGCCAGGGGGGCTCTTATCGCCACGGTGCGCGGCACCACGGCCGACCTGCTCATGGGCGAACGGGTGGCCCTGAACCTGCTCCAGCGCCTGAGCGGCATCGCCACCCTCACCTCGCGCTACGTGGCGGCGGTGGCGGGAACCGGGGCACGCATCGTCGATACCCGCAAGACCACCCCCGGCCTGCGGGAGCTGGAAAAATACGCCGTGCGCGTCGGCGGCGGCATCAACCACCGGACCGGCCTCTACGACGGCGTCCTGATCAAGGAAAACCATATCGCAGCCACCGGCGGCGTCCGGGAGGCGATCGCCCGGGCCCGCTCCTTTATCCCCCACACCCTGAAAATCGAGATAGAGACCGAGACCCTGGCCCAGGTCGAGGAGGCTCTGGCCAGCGGCGCCGACATCATCATGCTGGACAACATGAGCCTCGCGGACATGCGTTCCGCCGTGACGACCATTGCCGGCCGCGCGCAGGTGGAAGCGTCCGGCGGCGTCAATCTGGAGACGGTGCGCGCCATCGCCGAGACCGGGGTCGATATCATTTCCGTCGGCGCCCTGACCCATTCGGCCCGGGCCATGGATATTTCCATGCTGCTGGATTGA
- a CDS encoding type III pantothenate kinase — protein sequence MLLVIDVGNSNIVLGIYEGQKLVRNWRLSTDKSRTSDEYAVLLHSLFGQAGLGFHAITAAIISSVVPPLTGVMEAIARDFFNLTPYVVGPGIKSGMPIQYDNPREVGADRIVNAVAGYEKHKCALVIVDFGTATTFDYISARGEYCGGAIAPGLAISLEALFQRASKLPRVDIAKPPHIIAKNTVNSMQAGIFFGYVGLVDGIVEHMRLESREKFRVIATGGLAPLIAPESKTIDEVDEFLTLEGLRILYERNS from the coding sequence ATGCTCCTGGTGATTGACGTCGGTAACAGCAATATCGTTTTGGGGATCTACGAGGGGCAAAAGCTCGTGCGCAACTGGCGGCTCTCCACGGACAAGTCGCGCACGTCCGACGAATACGCGGTCCTGCTGCACAGCCTGTTCGGCCAGGCCGGCCTTGGGTTCCACGCCATAACCGCCGCCATCATCTCCTCGGTCGTCCCCCCGCTCACCGGGGTGATGGAGGCCATTGCCCGGGATTTCTTCAACCTGACCCCCTACGTGGTCGGCCCGGGAATCAAAAGCGGCATGCCGATCCAATACGACAACCCGCGGGAGGTGGGGGCCGACCGTATCGTCAACGCCGTGGCGGGATACGAGAAGCACAAATGCGCCCTGGTCATCGTGGACTTCGGCACCGCCACCACCTTCGATTATATCAGCGCCCGCGGCGAGTACTGCGGCGGCGCCATCGCCCCCGGCCTGGCCATCTCCCTGGAAGCGCTCTTTCAGCGAGCCAGCAAACTCCCGCGCGTGGACATCGCCAAGCCGCCCCACATCATTGCCAAAAACACCGTCAACTCCATGCAGGCCGGCATCTTCTTCGGTTACGTGGGGTTGGTGGACGGGATTGTGGAACATATGCGCCTGGAATCAAGGGAGAAGTTCCGGGTTATCGCCACCGGAGGACTGGCGCCCCTGATCGCACCCGAATCCAAAACCATCGACGAGGTGGACGAATTCCTTACCCTGGAGGGACTGAGAATACTGTACGAACGCAACAGCTGA
- a CDS encoding sensor histidine kinase KdpD, with protein sequence MNLTDDELIQELSNRFARSRKTFSDLSVVNRKLVEMNRRLEQSEALKSNFLSNIRNEINNPLNAIVGLAGQIGALDPERDEIVALASMICSEANHLDFQLRNIFAAAELEAGELDPHISRVNVTAVARDVAESFRHRAARKDVEIELEPPPEAAPLLFDTDAEKVQIILSNLVANALEYSREGGRIQVSLALAPDGSLVVGVRDFGAGIAEEDQQRIFNRFTQLETGTTRSHLGHGLGLSIAKALADLLQGTIDLESGRGQGSLFRVTLPAPVGDAPFTSFAEGGNLFLFDDISEK encoded by the coding sequence ATGAATCTGACGGACGATGAGCTGATCCAGGAGTTGAGCAACCGCTTTGCCCGGAGTCGCAAGACCTTTTCGGATCTGAGCGTGGTCAACCGCAAACTGGTGGAGATGAACCGGCGGTTGGAGCAGTCTGAGGCGCTGAAAAGCAACTTCCTCTCCAACATCCGCAACGAGATCAACAATCCTCTCAATGCCATTGTCGGACTGGCGGGGCAGATAGGGGCCCTTGATCCCGAGCGGGACGAGATTGTCGCCCTGGCGTCCATGATCTGCTCTGAAGCAAACCATCTGGATTTTCAACTCCGCAATATTTTCGCGGCCGCCGAACTGGAGGCGGGGGAACTCGACCCGCACATAAGCCGGGTGAACGTCACCGCAGTGGCGCGGGACGTGGCGGAATCGTTCCGGCACCGCGCGGCCCGCAAGGACGTGGAGATCGAGCTGGAGCCGCCGCCGGAAGCAGCCCCGCTGCTGTTCGACACCGACGCGGAAAAGGTGCAGATCATCCTCTCCAATCTGGTGGCCAATGCACTGGAATACAGCCGCGAGGGGGGGCGCATCCAGGTTTCCCTGGCCCTCGCCCCGGACGGCAGCCTGGTCGTTGGGGTACGGGACTTTGGAGCCGGTATCGCCGAGGAGGATCAACAGCGCATCTTCAACCGTTTCACCCAGTTGGAGACCGGTACCACCCGCTCCCACCTGGGGCACGGCCTGGGACTCAGCATCGCCAAGGCGTTGGCCGACCTGTTGCAGGGGACCATTGACCTGGAAAGCGGCCGCGGGCAGGGCTCCCTGTTCCGCGTCACGCTCCCGGCCCCTGTCGGTGACGCCCCCTTCACCTCCTTTGCCGAAGGGGGCAACCTGTTTCTGTTCGACGACATCAGCGAGAAATAG
- a CDS encoding chemotaxis protein CheD encodes MNREDTPNRHFLFPGTLFADLRDYQVSTVLGSCVSVCLWDTVARVGGMNHFMLPLWNGEGLATPRYGNIAVEKLLHKMLALGCSKKHLVAKVFGGANVNGGGNGNEIFMIGDRNVILANQLLDEYAIPIKAWDVGGHLGRKIVMQTGTGVVWVGKRKVAAPTQQPRQLESFF; translated from the coding sequence ATGAATAGGGAAGACACTCCAAACAGGCACTTTCTGTTCCCCGGCACCCTCTTTGCCGACCTGCGCGATTACCAGGTCAGTACCGTGCTCGGGTCATGCGTTTCGGTCTGCCTGTGGGATACCGTGGCCCGCGTGGGGGGCATGAATCACTTCATGCTGCCGCTCTGGAACGGCGAGGGCCTGGCGACCCCCCGGTACGGCAACATCGCCGTGGAGAAACTCCTGCACAAGATGCTGGCGCTCGGCTGCTCGAAAAAGCATCTCGTGGCAAAGGTTTTCGGGGGGGCAAACGTCAACGGCGGCGGCAACGGCAACGAGATATTCATGATTGGCGACCGCAACGTCATCCTGGCCAATCAGCTGTTGGATGAATACGCCATACCGATCAAGGCCTGGGACGTGGGGGGGCACCTGGGACGCAAGATCGTCATGCAAACCGGCACCGGCGTCGTGTGGGTGGGCAAGCGCAAAGTTGCCGCACCGACGCAACAGCCACGGCAGTTGGAATCTTTTTTTTGA
- a CDS encoding 4Fe-4S binding protein: MKPTSSRTSQLAFLALFLVLFVQTEYRGRDEINAAVNAFFRADPLVFFSYLLAAKTWTWLLLPAVLMAVTTLLLGRFFCGWICPLGTVLDLVTPKSRTRRPIAALKGNLKYWLLLPILAAALFNLNLAGLLDPMAILLRGVTFFLYPLLGLGAREGWVGLYHLLGERRDAIAPAYELLHAHLLPFRETLYPLAAFSALVLLAIIVLEQFEERNWCRNLCPLGTLLGLLGRFSLFRRIPAGLCGDCGKCRELCPTTFDRDLLAKEECILCMECQLHCPHQRISFRLAAGRGNAGPFLPERRVLLGSVATGLLLAIPARFRPPEKGERLLRPPGVRDEAEFLNKCVRCGECMKVCLKNALYPAAWQAGMEGLYTPLVVPRLGYCEYNCTLCGQVCPTGAIPKLPAGAKQREVIGKAVLDKNHCLPFAKRIDCMVCEEHCPIPSKAIRTREVEVLGLDGVRKKVREPYVVEDICNGCGICENACPLETKAGIEVFGVKNRAPIAEATGGGA; the protein is encoded by the coding sequence ATGAAACCGACTTCTTCCCGCACCAGCCAACTGGCTTTCCTGGCCCTGTTCCTCGTGTTGTTCGTCCAGACCGAGTACCGCGGCCGCGACGAGATCAATGCCGCTGTGAACGCTTTCTTCCGGGCCGACCCCCTCGTGTTCTTCAGCTACCTTCTGGCCGCAAAAACCTGGACCTGGCTCCTGCTGCCGGCAGTGTTGATGGCCGTGACAACGCTCCTTCTGGGGCGTTTTTTCTGCGGCTGGATCTGCCCGCTGGGAACCGTCCTCGACCTGGTGACGCCCAAAAGCCGCACACGCCGGCCCATCGCCGCCCTCAAGGGAAACCTGAAATACTGGCTTTTGCTGCCGATCCTGGCGGCGGCCCTGTTCAATCTGAATCTGGCCGGGCTGCTGGACCCCATGGCCATCCTGCTGCGGGGGGTGACCTTTTTTCTCTATCCCCTTTTGGGGCTCGGAGCGCGGGAGGGGTGGGTCGGACTCTATCACCTGCTGGGCGAGCGGCGCGACGCCATCGCCCCGGCCTACGAACTTTTGCACGCCCATCTGCTGCCGTTCCGCGAAACCCTTTATCCCCTGGCCGCTTTTTCGGCCCTGGTCCTCCTGGCGATCATCGTCCTGGAACAGTTCGAAGAGCGCAACTGGTGCCGCAACCTCTGTCCCCTGGGCACCCTGCTGGGGTTACTGGGACGCTTCTCCCTCTTCCGGCGCATCCCGGCCGGCCTGTGCGGCGATTGCGGCAAATGCCGCGAACTCTGCCCGACCACCTTTGACCGAGACCTGCTGGCCAAGGAGGAATGCATCCTCTGCATGGAGTGTCAACTGCACTGTCCCCATCAGCGCATCTCGTTCCGCCTCGCCGCCGGACGCGGGAATGCCGGGCCGTTTCTCCCGGAGCGGCGGGTACTGCTGGGGAGCGTGGCCACCGGTCTGCTGCTGGCCATCCCTGCGCGCTTCCGCCCGCCCGAGAAGGGCGAGCGCCTGCTGCGCCCACCCGGCGTGCGCGACGAGGCCGAGTTTCTGAACAAATGCGTCCGCTGCGGCGAATGCATGAAGGTCTGCCTGAAGAACGCCCTCTATCCGGCCGCCTGGCAGGCCGGCATGGAGGGTCTCTATACCCCGTTGGTCGTCCCGCGCCTGGGATACTGCGAATACAACTGCACCCTGTGCGGGCAGGTCTGCCCCACCGGGGCCATCCCCAAACTGCCGGCGGGCGCCAAGCAGCGCGAGGTGATCGGCAAGGCGGTTCTCGACAAGAACCACTGCCTGCCGTTCGCCAAACGGATCGACTGCATGGTCTGCGAAGAGCACTGCCCCATCCCGTCCAAGGCCATCCGCACGCGGGAGGTGGAGGTCCTGGGGTTGGACGGCGTACGTAAAAAGGTCAGGGAGCCCTACGTGGTGGAGGATATCTGCAACGGGTGCGGCATCTGCGAAAACGCCTGCCCCCTGGAGACGAAGGCGGGCATCGAGGTCTTCGGGGTCAAAAACCGGGCGCCCATCGCCGAGGCCACCGGTGGGGGGGCATAG
- a CDS encoding diguanylate cyclase domain-containing protein, translating to MLPPIRIALVSSDAQLISQLQLRLQSRGHQATGMSYIDGVLGAFYSDPPDLLIIDLASDSNAGSTIVTALRSDSFFSTIPIIGLVSSRDYDSFPWETYPLDDFAFLPLNFSELFCRIALSFSRLRRIFDNNPLTRLPGNTSIQRAIEDAMGKPQAVCHVDINHFKPYNDAFGFSHGDEVLRMLARIMFNAVRDAGGGFCGHIGGDDFVFIVSLTQVESVCGTIIDHFDQIVLDLFDEATKRQGYYNGTNRKGEMEKIPLLSISIAAVPMNSDKIRHVAKVAEVAAELKKLAKESEGSRYLVDQRKGE from the coding sequence ATGCTGCCACCTATTAGGATCGCCCTCGTCTCCTCCGACGCGCAGCTCATCTCCCAGTTGCAACTGCGCCTGCAAAGCAGGGGGCACCAGGCCACCGGCATGTCGTATATCGACGGCGTGCTGGGCGCCTTTTATTCCGACCCGCCCGACCTTCTGATCATCGACCTCGCCTCGGACAGCAACGCGGGATCCACGATCGTCACGGCCCTGCGCAGCGACAGCTTCTTCAGCACCATCCCGATCATCGGCCTGGTGTCGAGCAGGGATTACGACTCCTTCCCGTGGGAAACCTATCCCCTGGACGATTTTGCCTTCCTCCCCCTCAACTTCAGCGAACTTTTCTGCCGCATTGCGCTCTCCTTCTCCCGCCTCAGGCGCATCTTCGACAACAACCCCCTGACGCGGCTGCCGGGCAACACATCCATCCAGCGGGCCATCGAGGACGCCATGGGCAAGCCTCAGGCGGTCTGCCACGTGGACATCAACCATTTCAAGCCGTACAACGACGCCTTCGGCTTTTCCCACGGCGACGAGGTGCTGAGGATGCTGGCCCGCATCATGTTCAACGCCGTGCGCGATGCGGGCGGCGGTTTCTGCGGGCATATCGGCGGCGACGATTTCGTCTTCATCGTCTCCCTGACCCAGGTGGAATCGGTATGCGGGACCATCATCGATCACTTCGACCAGATCGTGCTGGACCTGTTCGACGAAGCCACCAAGCGGCAGGGGTATTACAACGGCACCAACCGCAAGGGGGAGATGGAAAAGATCCCCCTGCTCTCCATCTCCATCGCCGCCGTCCCCATGAACTCGGACAAGATCCGGCACGTGGCCAAGGTGGCCGAGGTGGCCGCCGAACTGAAGAAACTGGCCAAGGAGTCGGAGGGGAGCCGGTACCTGGTGGACCAGCGCAAGGGCGAGTAG
- a CDS encoding cytochrome c3 family protein — MQKHISAYVLAVILLTAVCAAAVETKDIKFSFKNAAPVVFSHERHLLKYNNNCKMCHNALYDLKTRRHFTMAEMEKTKSCGACHSGVKAFSVASEKDCVKCHKGKTQDKVYKVKGVSDAVFGHALHVSKTGGACRTCHSGKIFSGKTRGVTMAEMEKGRTCGACHNGTRAFTVAGNCDRCHKGLKPREITFTLKDTAAATFSHSFHTQAYSCKDCHTKTFPYKAVSGKATMADMEKGKSCGTCHNGKDAFAASGDCGKCHKGMKPARIAFKTSAGEAVFSHEFHLQAYKCADCHTKVFPYKAVTGKATMDDMAKGKSCGTCHNGKEAFASSGDCDKCHKGFKPRTITFKTDAGDATFSHDFHTQAYKCVDCHTKVFPYKAVTGKATMADMEKGASCGTCHNKDKDAFSVKDDKLCAKCHKM, encoded by the coding sequence ATGCAGAAGCACATCTCAGCGTATGTTCTCGCGGTTATTCTACTCACAGCCGTCTGCGCCGCTGCAGTCGAAACCAAGGACATCAAGTTTTCCTTCAAAAACGCGGCGCCGGTTGTTTTCAGCCACGAGCGACACCTGCTCAAATACAACAACAACTGCAAGATGTGCCATAACGCCCTCTACGATCTGAAGACCCGCCGCCATTTCACCATGGCCGAGATGGAGAAGACCAAGTCCTGCGGCGCCTGCCACAGCGGGGTCAAGGCTTTCAGCGTGGCGAGCGAAAAGGATTGCGTCAAGTGTCACAAGGGCAAGACCCAGGACAAGGTCTACAAGGTCAAGGGGGTGTCCGACGCGGTCTTCGGCCATGCGCTCCACGTCTCCAAGACCGGCGGCGCCTGCCGGACCTGTCACAGCGGCAAGATCTTCAGCGGCAAGACCAGGGGCGTCACCATGGCCGAGATGGAAAAGGGGCGGACCTGCGGCGCCTGCCATAACGGCACCAGGGCCTTCACCGTCGCCGGCAACTGCGACCGCTGCCACAAGGGGCTGAAACCCCGGGAGATCACCTTTACCCTCAAGGATACGGCAGCGGCGACCTTCAGCCATTCGTTCCATACCCAGGCATACTCCTGCAAGGATTGCCACACCAAAACCTTCCCCTACAAAGCGGTTTCCGGCAAGGCCACCATGGCCGACATGGAGAAGGGCAAATCCTGCGGGACCTGCCATAACGGCAAGGACGCTTTCGCCGCCAGCGGCGACTGCGGCAAGTGCCACAAGGGGATGAAGCCGGCCAGGATCGCGTTCAAAACCTCCGCCGGCGAGGCCGTTTTCAGCCACGAGTTCCATCTCCAGGCGTACAAGTGCGCCGACTGCCACACCAAGGTGTTCCCCTACAAGGCGGTGACGGGCAAGGCCACCATGGACGACATGGCCAAGGGCAAATCCTGCGGAACGTGCCACAACGGCAAGGAGGCCTTTGCCTCCAGCGGCGACTGCGACAAGTGCCACAAGGGGTTCAAACCGCGCACCATCACGTTCAAGACCGATGCCGGCGACGCCACCTTCAGCCACGACTTCCATACCCAGGCATACAAATGCGTGGACTGCCACACCAAGGTGTTCCCCTACAAGGCGGTGACGGGCAAGGCCACCATGGCCGACATGGAGAAGGGGGCCTCCTGCGGGACCTGCCACAACAAGGACAAGGATGCCTTCTCGGTCAAGGACGACAAGCTTTGCGCCAAGTGCCACAAGATGTAA